In a single window of the Anaerocolumna cellulosilytica genome:
- the hflX gene encoding GTPase HflX produces MAIYMEQREKVVLAGANLNNDVNFTNSMKELEKLAGACDLEVVGTLYQHLDRIQSYAYFGKGKVEELSEYRKEQEADTVVFNDELSPSQIRNLEEALNCKVIDRTVLILDIFSSRARTKEAQLQVEVARLKYMLPRLSGLRESLGRQGGGAGLRNKGAGETKLELDRRKIEDRISRLESELAELALRRQNQRKRRQKQEIPVAALVGYTNAGKSTIMNALMEYTNSEEDKQVFAKDMLFATLETSVRNISFPDNKSFLLTDTVGFISKLPHHLVKAFRSTLEEVSEADLLLHVIDYSDPDYELHKTVTHETLKELGADTIPVLYVYNKTDKAGIDTESVKKAEEEASSIYISAKSKEGVKALVERIKSLIFADYMEYQLLIPYDKGGIVSYLNEKATVLETKYEENGIWLSIEGNRADYEKYRMYEKK; encoded by the coding sequence ATGGCTATTTATATGGAACAACGTGAAAAAGTTGTGTTGGCAGGAGCCAACCTAAATAATGATGTTAATTTTACAAATTCAATGAAAGAATTAGAGAAGCTGGCTGGGGCATGTGACTTAGAAGTAGTTGGAACTTTATATCAGCATCTGGACAGAATACAGTCATATGCTTACTTTGGAAAAGGAAAAGTAGAAGAACTGTCGGAATATCGTAAGGAGCAAGAGGCGGATACAGTAGTTTTCAATGATGAACTCAGTCCTTCACAGATTCGCAATCTGGAAGAAGCACTTAATTGCAAGGTAATTGACCGTACTGTCTTGATTCTGGATATATTCTCTAGCCGTGCAAGGACAAAGGAAGCGCAGTTGCAGGTAGAGGTTGCCAGGTTAAAATATATGCTTCCCAGGCTTTCAGGCCTGCGGGAATCTCTTGGAAGACAGGGTGGAGGCGCAGGTCTTCGAAATAAAGGTGCCGGTGAAACAAAACTAGAGCTGGACAGAAGAAAAATTGAGGACAGAATCAGCCGACTGGAGTCAGAATTAGCAGAATTAGCCTTACGAAGACAGAATCAACGTAAGAGAAGACAAAAGCAGGAAATACCGGTTGCAGCCTTAGTAGGATATACGAATGCTGGTAAGTCTACCATTATGAATGCATTAATGGAGTATACTAATTCAGAAGAAGATAAACAGGTTTTTGCTAAGGATATGCTTTTTGCTACTTTGGAGACATCTGTCAGGAATATATCTTTCCCGGATAATAAATCCTTTTTGTTAACGGATACAGTTGGTTTTATCAGTAAGCTGCCCCATCACCTGGTAAAAGCATTCCGTTCCACTTTAGAAGAGGTATCAGAAGCAGACTTACTGCTGCACGTGATTGATTATTCTGACCCGGATTATGAACTGCATAAAACGGTTACCCATGAAACTTTAAAAGAGCTTGGTGCGGATACCATTCCTGTTTTATATGTTTATAATAAGACTGATAAAGCAGGGATAGATACTGAATCAGTCAAAAAGGCAGAGGAGGAAGCAAGCAGCATCTATATCTCCGCCAAATCGAAAGAGGGAGTTAAGGCACTTGTAGAACGAATAAAAAGCCTTATATTTGCAGATTATATGGAATACCAGTTATTAATTCCTTATGATAAAGGCGGTATCGTATCCTATCTCAATGAAAAGGCAACTGTCTTGGAAACCAAATATGAAGAAAACGGGATATGGTTATCTATAGAAGGCAATCGAGCAGATTATGAAAAATATAGGATGTATGAGAAAAAGTAA
- a CDS encoding ABC transporter ATP-binding protein — protein MLKKLYKVLPFLIIALVVSAAAALLDGLVTRDMMGLLDYALSGDLEAIRERAPKLLLTATMMVPLGILEVAANHLYKRKTNVKLKNYYISRVFLKNISKFQKENTARYISAMTNDFNTLEINLIAVIHTVCSNLLSFLVGIWLLSTVDKKLIALAIVLILLNLLISLLTSKPTKKAYKERSDLFDDYTTYIKEILSAFHIVKNYNLQERVTEDYNKKSEVIQQKGYIIERLFSFISSTQNFMISSSIYGIIGGVGYMALTGKITVGGLLLVVEGVQRMNWPVFQIIESLPKLFSSGNIIQKIEGSLGNTDSHVETIALKEFKDKIEFKDVAFHYEEDDTLILSDVNLEFKKNGKYLIVGPSGGGKSTLLKLFRKYFNPTQGSIYIDGHNMKDVKREDYFLKIANIEQQVFIFEDTVLNNITLYKEYSEEEINQAIKMSGLTDFVEKLPKGLDTVIYDNGRNISGGERSRIVIARALLNKASILFMDEAFASLDMERAREIEKTILALKDITVINVSHVLFKDTRDMYDRVITIKKTAY, from the coding sequence ATGTTAAAAAAATTATATAAAGTACTGCCTTTTCTTATCATCGCTTTGGTAGTGTCGGCTGCAGCTGCACTCTTGGATGGTCTTGTTACAAGAGATATGATGGGGTTGTTGGATTATGCCCTATCAGGGGATTTGGAAGCGATAAGAGAAAGGGCACCAAAGCTGCTCCTAACCGCAACCATGATGGTTCCCCTCGGAATTTTAGAGGTGGCAGCGAATCATCTGTATAAAAGAAAAACCAATGTGAAACTAAAAAACTACTATATATCCAGAGTGTTTCTCAAAAATATCTCAAAGTTCCAGAAAGAAAATACAGCAAGGTATATATCAGCTATGACGAATGATTTTAATACCTTAGAGATAAATCTCATAGCTGTTATTCATACAGTCTGTAGTAACCTCCTAAGCTTTCTAGTAGGTATATGGCTTTTATCTACAGTCGATAAGAAGCTGATTGCACTGGCGATTGTACTCATACTACTAAACCTTTTGATTTCTTTGTTAACATCTAAACCCACAAAAAAGGCTTATAAGGAAAGAAGTGATTTATTTGATGACTATACCACTTATATTAAAGAAATACTTTCTGCTTTTCATATTGTAAAAAACTATAATTTACAGGAGAGGGTGACGGAGGATTATAATAAGAAAAGTGAGGTAATCCAGCAGAAGGGTTATATCATTGAACGGCTCTTTTCCTTTATAAGCAGTACTCAGAATTTTATGATAAGCAGTTCCATCTATGGTATTATAGGCGGGGTAGGCTATATGGCCTTAACCGGGAAGATTACAGTAGGCGGGCTTTTGCTAGTGGTAGAAGGTGTACAGCGTATGAACTGGCCGGTATTTCAGATTATTGAAAGTTTACCAAAGTTGTTTTCTTCCGGAAATATCATACAGAAGATAGAGGGCTCTTTAGGCAATACGGATTCTCATGTTGAAACGATTGCACTTAAGGAATTTAAGGATAAGATTGAGTTTAAAGACGTGGCATTTCATTATGAGGAGGATGATACTCTTATTCTATCAGATGTTAACCTGGAATTTAAAAAGAATGGGAAGTATCTTATTGTAGGTCCCAGCGGTGGCGGTAAATCCACTCTGCTAAAGCTTTTTCGAAAATATTTTAATCCAACCCAGGGAAGTATTTATATAGACGGACATAATATGAAGGATGTGAAGCGGGAAGATTATTTTTTAAAGATTGCTAATATCGAGCAGCAAGTATTTATCTTTGAAGATACGGTTTTAAATAATATAACCTTGTATAAGGAATATTCCGAGGAGGAAATAAATCAGGCAATTAAAATGTCTGGATTAACTGATTTTGTAGAGAAGCTTCCTAAGGGACTTGATACGGTTATTTATGATAATGGCAGAAACATATCAGGAGGAGAACGAAGCAGAATAGTAATAGCCAGAGCACTGCTAAACAAAGCCAGTATACTTTTTATGGATGAAGCCTTTGCCTCCCTCGATATGGAAAGAGCAAGGGAGATTGAAAAAACAATTCTTGCCTTAAAGGATATCACCGTTATAAATGTCAGCCATGTACTGTTTAAAGATACGAGGGATATGTATGACCGTGTTATTACGATTAAAAAAACTGCGTATTGA
- a CDS encoding ATP-binding cassette domain-containing protein yields MKVPKRSIYGLLGPNGAGKTTVFKLLMGLLTPTAGNIRISGMDTISSRSFDRSCNRNGCLRYRFYKKISTLHHTVSCFNLFFLQQHYV; encoded by the coding sequence ATGAAGGTTCCAAAAAGGTCTATTTATGGTTTGTTAGGTCCTAATGGTGCTGGTAAAACCACCGTTTTTAAGCTTTTAATGGGCTTACTTACTCCAACTGCGGGTAATATACGTATTTCAGGTATGGATACCATATCCTCCAGGAGTTTTGACCGCAGCTGCAACAGGAATGGTTGCCTTAGGTATCGGTTTTATAAAAAAATCAGTACCCTCCACCATACTGTCAGCTGTTTTAATCTCTTCTTTCTTCAGCAACATTATGTTTAA
- a CDS encoding manganese efflux pump MntP — protein MSLFELFILAVGLSMDAFAVAVCKGLSLKKITVKHPVTVGLYFGIFQAGMPLIGFILGSQFSSRISSIDHWIAFILLGAIGINMIREALRKQEEECSKVEQDTALSFNNMIVLALATSIDALAIGITFAFLKVSIIPAVSFIGVVTFIISAAGVFIGNFFGAKYKSKAEFSGGVILVCLGFKILIEHLEIFS, from the coding sequence ATGAGTTTATTCGAATTGTTTATTCTGGCAGTTGGTTTGTCTATGGATGCATTTGCAGTTGCAGTCTGTAAGGGCTTATCCTTAAAAAAAATCACGGTCAAACATCCTGTGACGGTCGGTTTGTATTTTGGTATATTTCAGGCCGGTATGCCGCTAATAGGTTTTATACTTGGAAGTCAATTCAGCAGCAGGATATCAAGTATTGATCATTGGATTGCTTTTATTTTGTTAGGAGCTATTGGTATTAATATGATTCGGGAAGCCTTGAGGAAGCAGGAGGAAGAATGCAGTAAGGTTGAACAGGACACAGCCCTTAGTTTTAATAACATGATTGTTCTTGCACTGGCTACCAGCATTGACGCCCTTGCAATAGGGATAACCTTTGCTTTCTTAAAAGTTTCTATTATACCGGCAGTAAGCTTTATTGGTGTTGTAACCTTTATTATCTCCGCAGCCGGTGTGTTTATCGGTAACTTTTTTGGCGCAAAGTATAAATCAAAGGCGGAATTTTCAGGGGGTGTGATTCTGGTCTGTCTTGGTTTTAAAATTCTTATAGAACATTTGGAGATATTTTCTTAG
- a CDS encoding DUF503 domain-containing protein, whose product MIIGTMRITIHTPWVHSLKEKRMVVKSLCAKIHNKFNVSVAEVDEQDTHQTVVLGIAGVAGDTSQADSILDHVLQYTEGNTEGEVISVERELL is encoded by the coding sequence ATGATTATTGGAACAATGCGCATAACAATTCACACGCCCTGGGTACATTCCTTAAAAGAAAAAAGAATGGTAGTTAAAAGCCTATGTGCGAAGATTCACAATAAGTTTAATGTTTCTGTTGCAGAGGTAGATGAGCAGGACACACACCAGACAGTTGTACTTGGAATCGCGGGTGTGGCAGGAGATACCTCTCAGGCAGATAGTATTTTGGATCATGTCCTGCAATATACCGAAGGAAATACAGAGGGTGAAGTAATAAGCGTAGAGCGGGAACTATTGTAA
- a CDS encoding threonine aldolase family protein translates to MYSFMNDYSEGAHKRILELLASTSLEQNNGYGEDKHTKQAKKYINNLLGPVEADIHLIPGGTQTNLLVISAFLRPHQCVIAADTGHINVHETGAIEATGHKVLAMPCIDGKLTPEVILQALKTHSDEHMVQPKMVYISNTTELGTIYSKAELIQLSKVCRERGLILYLDGARLASALTCKENDLTLSDLADLTDAFYIGGTKNGALLGEALVLTKEELKEDFRFLIKQRGALMAKGFILGIQFEALFEDDLYFTLGRHSNAMAKEIERALQELGVSFLAPPMTNQLFPILPIHLLKELEKEFTFSVQKEIDEKHSAIRFVTSWATTQESVAALCSFLKKTLT, encoded by the coding sequence ATGTACAGCTTTATGAATGATTATAGTGAGGGAGCACATAAAAGAATCCTGGAGCTATTGGCAAGTACCAGTCTTGAGCAAAATAACGGCTATGGAGAAGATAAACATACCAAACAGGCAAAAAAATATATAAATAATTTATTGGGACCAGTAGAGGCCGACATACATTTAATACCAGGAGGTACTCAGACAAATCTATTGGTTATATCAGCGTTTTTACGTCCTCATCAATGTGTAATTGCAGCTGATACGGGGCATATTAATGTACATGAAACCGGAGCAATTGAAGCCACCGGTCATAAAGTACTTGCAATGCCGTGTATAGATGGAAAATTGACCCCGGAAGTAATATTGCAGGCTCTTAAAACCCATTCAGATGAGCATATGGTACAGCCTAAGATGGTGTATATATCCAACACAACAGAACTTGGGACTATATATAGTAAGGCAGAATTGATACAGCTGAGTAAAGTATGCAGGGAAAGAGGGCTAATCCTATACTTAGATGGTGCCAGATTAGCTTCTGCACTGACTTGTAAGGAGAATGATTTAACACTTTCTGACCTTGCCGATTTAACAGATGCTTTTTATATAGGAGGAACAAAAAACGGTGCACTTCTTGGGGAAGCATTAGTGCTTACCAAAGAAGAGTTAAAAGAAGATTTTAGATTTCTTATAAAGCAGCGAGGAGCCTTAATGGCAAAGGGATTTATACTAGGCATCCAATTCGAAGCTTTATTTGAGGATGATTTGTATTTTACTCTGGGGAGACATAGTAACGCTATGGCAAAGGAGATTGAGAGGGCATTGCAGGAACTGGGTGTATCTTTTCTTGCTCCGCCAATGACGAATCAACTATTTCCCATTCTACCCATTCATTTATTAAAGGAATTGGAGAAAGAATTTACCTTCTCTGTCCAGAAAGAAATAGATGAAAAGCACAGTGCAATTCGTTTTGTAACTTCTTGGGCGACGACCCAGGAGAGTGTTGCTGCGCTTTGCAGCTTTTTAAAAAAAACTCTAACGTAA
- a CDS encoding SDR family oxidoreductase — MTEIRQKTVLITGASSGMGKAAAAMLADKGFRVILLCKNKERGEKAQAELKQKNQRRELELALCDLGSMKDIRRFTDEWNKRGEVLDVLINNAGVISLNRRETEDGLEEQFGVNHIGHFLLTLRLLDTMKRGSRIVVVASGAHRIGKIHFSNFNLTYGFHVIKAYSQSKLANVLFTRELARRLKNQGITVNCCHPGAVATSMGIDRESGFGKSITSLLKPFFLTPEEGAQTTVFLATSPAVQKVTGKYYYKEAKEKTSRLAKSKSLAEKLFVLSENITDERLINHLPIEQ, encoded by the coding sequence ATGACAGAAATAAGACAAAAAACTGTTTTAATAACCGGTGCGAGCTCCGGTATGGGAAAGGCTGCAGCTGCTATGTTAGCGGATAAGGGCTTTCGTGTAATCCTGTTATGCAAAAACAAAGAGCGGGGTGAAAAAGCCCAGGCTGAATTAAAACAGAAAAACCAAAGAAGAGAGTTGGAACTTGCATTATGTGATTTAGGCAGCATGAAGGATATACGCAGATTTACCGATGAATGGAACAAAAGAGGGGAAGTACTGGATGTTTTAATTAATAATGCCGGGGTTATTTCCTTAAACCGAAGAGAAACCGAGGATGGTCTTGAGGAGCAGTTCGGAGTGAACCACATCGGACACTTTTTATTAACGCTGAGACTGCTTGATACTATGAAGCGTGGCAGTAGAATTGTTGTGGTAGCTTCCGGCGCCCATAGAATCGGGAAAATACATTTTTCCAATTTTAATCTTACTTATGGCTTTCATGTAATAAAGGCTTATAGCCAATCCAAACTTGCCAATGTGTTATTTACCAGAGAATTAGCCAGAAGGCTGAAAAACCAAGGAATTACTGTAAACTGCTGCCATCCCGGTGCAGTGGCCACTTCTATGGGGATTGACAGAGAATCCGGCTTTGGTAAATCCATAACTAGTTTATTAAAGCCTTTTTTCCTTACGCCGGAAGAGGGCGCACAAACTACAGTTTTTTTAGCAACAAGCCCTGCGGTTCAAAAGGTTACGGGAAAGTATTACTATAAGGAAGCTAAGGAAAAAACCTCCCGTTTGGCTAAGAGCAAATCTCTGGCAGAAAAATTATTTGTACTTAGCGAAAATATTACAGATGAACGGTTAATTAACCATCTTCCTATAGAACAATAA
- a CDS encoding RidA family protein, with translation MNHKVVSRLDSSKISKAVGNYTHITKIEPNATFYTFSGQIGADLEGIIPKDFNQQVDNTFLNISNLLKSIDLTPGNVIKVNIWATEEIDWAYFYNVYDDFFGKPSPSMTVAYVNALGLEEIKLEIEIWAAK, from the coding sequence ATGAACCATAAAGTAGTAAGCAGATTAGATTCTTCAAAGATTAGCAAAGCAGTAGGTAATTATACACATATAACCAAAATAGAGCCCAACGCCACCTTTTATACTTTTTCAGGGCAGATTGGAGCAGATTTAGAAGGGATTATCCCAAAAGATTTTAATCAACAAGTGGACAATACATTTTTAAATATATCAAACCTGTTAAAAAGCATCGATTTAACGCCAGGTAACGTAATAAAAGTAAATATATGGGCGACAGAAGAAATTGACTGGGCGTATTTTTATAATGTATACGACGATTTTTTCGGTAAACCCTCTCCTTCCATGACCGTTGCCTATGTCAATGCTTTAGGGCTTGAAGAAATAAAATTAGAAATTGAGATATGGGCCGCTAAGTAA
- a CDS encoding ISAs1 family transposase has product MHKTLKYLEQVEDLRQKKKILYKMSDIIALVFFAMLANADEWIAIEIFGKEHEKFLRRYLELPNGIPSHDTIQRVFSMVSPEFLQKFQLLWNEMLSSGEGEKIKKILAIDGKTQCGNRNKDQNANHIVSAVDEKGICLGQKRVEEKTNEITAIPELLDDLNVKGHIITTDAMGTQTQIVKKIWKKKADYVLALKGNQGRLHEDVKLYFDDVGLLEQCAYTKTIEKARGGIEKREYWQSVDIAWLEQKKDWAGLKSIAMTRNTIVRNEVEITETRYFISSLPLEVSEIARAIRGHWMVESFHWHLDVTFREDDNHTLEKQAAFNLNIMRKLALNVLRIYELRKTPMSLKMKRFAIGTNPERHLENILNL; this is encoded by the coding sequence ATGCACAAGACATTGAAATATTTAGAACAAGTAGAAGATTTAAGACAGAAGAAAAAAATTCTTTACAAGATGAGTGATATTATAGCGCTGGTATTCTTTGCAATGCTGGCAAATGCAGACGAATGGATAGCAATAGAAATATTTGGGAAAGAACATGAGAAGTTTCTGCGAAGATATTTGGAGCTTCCAAACGGCATTCCTTCTCACGATACGATTCAACGTGTATTTAGCATGGTATCCCCAGAGTTTCTTCAGAAATTCCAACTGCTTTGGAATGAGATGCTAAGTAGCGGAGAAGGAGAAAAAATCAAAAAAATCCTCGCCATTGACGGAAAAACACAATGTGGAAATAGGAACAAAGACCAGAATGCAAACCATATTGTCAGTGCAGTGGACGAGAAAGGAATCTGCCTTGGGCAAAAGCGAGTAGAAGAAAAGACCAATGAAATTACAGCGATTCCTGAACTGCTTGACGATTTGAACGTGAAAGGTCATATCATTACAACGGATGCAATGGGAACGCAAACGCAGATTGTAAAGAAGATATGGAAAAAGAAAGCCGATTACGTGCTAGCCCTAAAAGGAAATCAGGGAAGACTTCATGAGGATGTGAAATTATATTTTGATGATGTTGGATTATTGGAGCAGTGTGCCTATACAAAGACAATAGAGAAAGCGCGAGGCGGCATAGAGAAGCGCGAATACTGGCAGAGTGTAGATATTGCATGGCTAGAGCAGAAGAAGGACTGGGCAGGGCTGAAATCCATTGCAATGACACGCAATACTATAGTCAGAAACGAGGTAGAGATAACGGAAACCCGATATTTTATAAGTAGTCTACCACTAGAGGTCAGCGAAATTGCCCGAGCGATTCGGGGACATTGGATGGTGGAAAGTTTTCATTGGCATCTGGATGTAACCTTTCGAGAGGATGACAACCACACCCTTGAAAAGCAGGCAGCATTTAATTTAAATATCATGAGAAAACTGGCATTGAACGTATTAAGGATATATGAATTAAGGAAAACGCCCATGAGCCTGAAAATGAAACGCTTTGCAATTGGAACGAATCCTGAAAGACACTTGGAAAACATTCTGAATCTGTAA
- a CDS encoding SagB/ThcOx family dehydrogenase codes for MSNTDMKEIIKVRREVMKEQDTENITSDQALGLPQPSIANEKKSDMVIELPNSYESVVVNNNFMEVLNNRTSKRKYSEEIISLLELAYLLWSTQGVKKVIGKERKATMRTVASAGARHPFETYLFVNRVEGLKPGLYHYLALEHKLEYLGEVKDQTAKVTEAFGDQEFFATAPVGFVWTVVPYRSEWRYTVNAQKYALLDAGHVCQNLYLAAESIGCGACAIGAYEQDLADKLLGLSSEPTSEKENEFVVYAASVGKLPNE; via the coding sequence ATGTCAAATACAGATATGAAGGAAATCATCAAAGTGCGTCGCGAGGTTATGAAGGAACAAGACACTGAAAACATAACAAGTGACCAGGCCTTGGGACTACCCCAGCCATCCATTGCCAATGAGAAGAAGTCAGACATGGTTATTGAACTTCCGAATAGTTATGAATCCGTTGTTGTTAATAATAACTTTATGGAAGTTCTAAATAACCGTACCAGTAAGAGAAAGTATTCCGAAGAAATCATAAGCCTTTTGGAACTTGCATACCTTTTATGGTCAACGCAGGGAGTGAAAAAGGTTATTGGTAAGGAAAGAAAGGCTACTATGCGCACGGTCGCATCAGCAGGAGCCAGACATCCATTTGAGACTTATTTGTTTGTTAACAGGGTCGAGGGACTGAAACCGGGACTATATCATTATCTTGCTCTAGAGCATAAATTAGAGTATCTTGGTGAAGTTAAAGACCAGACGGCGAAGGTTACAGAAGCTTTCGGTGATCAGGAATTTTTTGCAACTGCACCGGTGGGTTTTGTCTGGACAGTGGTTCCCTACCGTAGTGAATGGCGTTATACTGTGAATGCACAAAAATATGCACTCTTAGATGCAGGGCATGTATGCCAGAACCTGTATCTTGCGGCAGAATCTATTGGCTGCGGTGCTTGTGCTATCGGTGCCTATGAACAGGATTTGGCTGATAAGCTCCTAGGACTAAGTTCAGAACCAACGAGTGAAAAAGAGAATGAATTCGTGGTTTATGCCGCATCTGTCGGAAAGCTTCCAAACGAATAA
- a CDS encoding AraC family transcriptional regulator, with amino-acid sequence MNYYERVQKSIDYIEANLENKISISRAAQTAFMSVSNFYRMFFSLTGYTVKNYIRCRRISLAAPILIEGSMTILSLALTYDYESGDSFSRAFKRTTGLLPSDYKTTKSMYYFERINLMDKYFEIQNTELLEKYPDIKVLKEMEPIRTASFCYFGKDPETHAFQVMTKWVLESGLNINKDKLRIFGFNNPSPSSPDQLEYGYEVCVTLDKDFTFKDSLVKEKILEGGLYAVTNVRRNGKSDFGDEIANAWKRFNSWLKDSKYIFGSHQWLEEHLGFDDNASHTGGIDLYMPLVKI; translated from the coding sequence ATGAATTACTACGAGAGAGTACAAAAATCCATTGATTATATTGAAGCAAACCTTGAAAATAAAATCAGTATTTCTAGGGCTGCCCAGACTGCCTTTATGTCCGTATCAAATTTTTACCGGATGTTTTTTTCCTTGACGGGTTATACCGTAAAAAATTATATTCGGTGCCGAAGGATAAGCCTGGCTGCTCCTATACTCATAGAAGGCTCTATGACAATTCTTAGTCTGGCACTCACCTATGATTATGAAAGCGGAGACAGCTTTTCAAGGGCCTTTAAGCGAACTACTGGACTTTTACCCAGCGATTACAAAACTACAAAATCCATGTATTATTTTGAAAGGATAAATCTTATGGATAAATATTTTGAGATTCAAAACACAGAGCTTCTTGAGAAGTACCCTGATATTAAAGTTTTAAAAGAAATGGAACCGATTCGAACAGCCTCCTTCTGCTATTTCGGAAAAGATCCAGAAACACATGCTTTTCAGGTTATGACGAAATGGGTTCTGGAAAGTGGACTAAATATTAATAAAGATAAGCTTCGAATCTTCGGATTTAATAACCCCAGTCCATCTTCTCCCGACCAGCTGGAATATGGTTATGAAGTATGCGTTACTCTGGATAAAGATTTTACATTCAAAGATAGCCTGGTAAAAGAAAAAATCTTGGAAGGCGGTCTTTATGCAGTAACCAATGTCAGGAGAAATGGCAAGAGTGATTTCGGTGATGAAATTGCGAATGCCTGGAAGAGATTTAATAGCTGGCTTAAGGATAGCAAATACATCTTTGGTTCACATCAATGGCTGGAAGAACATTTGGGATTTGATGATAATGCCAGCCATACAGGTGGTATTGATTTGTATATGCCTCTTGTTAAGATCTGA